Genomic window (Sediminispirochaeta smaragdinae DSM 11293):
CACAATATTACTTCGTCCGACAATGACGACATGACGGCCCTTGGTTTCCGCTCCGGAACGAAGCAAAAGCTGGACAATACCGTGGGGGGTACAAGGCAGAAAGGTCTCCTGACCGAGTACCATCTTTCCGACACTGTAGGGATGAAAGCCGTCTACGTCTTTGGCAGGATCAATGGCAAGCAGCACCTTATTCTCATCTATCTGCTTCGGCAGCGGCAGCTGGACCAGGATACCATCGATGCGGGGATCGTTGTTCATTGATCCCACCAGGGCGAGAAGTTCCTCCTCGCTTGTCGAGGCCTCCAGACGATGTTCTTCGGAATAGATACCGATTTTCTCACAGGCCCGCTCCTTGGCAGTGACATAACTCACACTGGCGGGATCATCGCCCACAAGAACGACCCCAAGTCCGGGAACGACGTCTTTTTCCTTCATCCGGGAAACCTTTTCGGCAAGTTCTCCCCTCATGGTTTCGGCAATTGCCTTTCCATCTATTATTGTTGCGGTCATGATGCCCTCCTCAGTTTTGTCGTTACAGTAATGCATCACCATTATATATGCTTTGGGGCCTTTTTGAAACAGATTGCCCTACCATTGTCTCCTATCATTGCTCTTGTTGATAAAGGCGGATTCAAGTGCTACTATCCCACTACAACACTTGAATCAAACAAGGTGGTATTCATGCATACACGAGGTTTTGCACGGCTTTTGGCCGTTTTCATCTGCACCTCTGTTTTTATGCCGATGATACTCTCGGCCCAAGAAACACAGACGCCGGAAGAGACTGAGCAATTTGTCGAACCCTACGGAAAGGGTGATCAAATGTTTACCATGAGTGGTGGGCTTTTTATCCCTCTTTTTATCCACTTTCCATATGCCGATGAACTGAGCGATACCGAAACCTTCGAATCAACTGGAGGACACATCTTTCTCGGAGGTCTAGGTTCTCTCGGCTGGAGTAGTTTTCTTACCAACAGGGTTTTTCTCGGGATTACTCTGACAGGCGCCTTTACCCAGTCGGTAAACGAAAACAAAGAGATGATTCTGCCCCTTTGTCTTCAGGCAGGGTACCTCTTTCTTGCCGGTTCATTCGAGATTCCCGTCAGCCTGGAGGCCGGTATCGCCATGAACAAATACGAGGACCAGACCTATTTCGGTCCCATGCTGAAACCAGGTGCCTCGGTATACTGGGTGATGAATGCATCCTGGGGATTTGGCCTCAATTTTAAGTACTGGTGGGTCCCCGAGATCTATTTCGGATCGAACTCCTCTTCCACCAGCTTCGGAAACTTTTCCGAAGTGAGTCTTTCCGCTCGCTACCGCTTCTAAGTTCGGAGGAATACACTATGCGCAAATATCTGCTATATACCATTCTGTCGATTTTCATCTTGTCCTTCTTCGTCGGCTGTAACGCCGACGGTGTTGGCATCTTCTACACCCTCTCCAAAGAGGAAGAGCTTTCGGGAAGCGACCTGCAGGGGCTTTATATTCGGAGCTTTGTCAACATCGGTAGCGATGTCTTCTGCGGTGCAGGTCCCTCGGTATGGAAGGACAACGGTTCCTCCTGGAAAAATGTTTCCAAGTCAGGTTATAACTCGGACCCGGCAATCGCCAGTGACGGAACCACGATCTATGCCGCCCTTTACGAGGAGGACGATACGGACCAGGAGAAAACGATCTGGAGCTACGACGGAAGCAGCTGGACGGAAGTGCCATCTCCCCCTTTCGCCTCAAGCACTTCAATGTGGCTTCTCGATACCTCCGGCCTTGATTTCATCGTCCGTTCACCCGACGGAAACGATAGCTACGATATCTACTCTATCAATGCTTCCGGTACTATATCCAGCATATTACTGACTACCGCCTACCCGATCACCGATGCCGCATATGATGACTTAAATGACATCTATGTGCTTGTGGGCGGCCCTTATTACAACGATAACCCCATTATCTATCATGGAGACGGGACCTCATTCACTGCGGCTACTTCGACCGTGAGTGATCCGATCGGCGGTGTTATATATTACAAAGATGACGATAGTATCCCCCCTGACCGCTCCACCTTCTACCTCACAACCAAGGATGGAAATCTGTGGAGCAGCACCGACGGGGATACCTGGGATGTTGTTGATGAGGCTCCCGACAACTACTCTGACGATACACCGCTTCTTTTCGATATGGGGGTGGTTACCTTTGATTCCACCGCCTATCTTGTCATAGGTTCCGACGAGGGCTACTACGAGATGGATCTTTCGGGAACTTCAATAAGCCGGCCGGAGGGAACCATTGATTCGGACACCGACATTGAGGCCTCCTATTCCACCTTTGCCGACGGATATGTGCGATGCTTTTATACGGTTGAGGACAATCACTTCCTGATGGGAACGGCAACCGGAGTCTGGGAAAACGACAACGGGGACCTCGATCAGAAGTAAATCCGCTTAGGGCGGCTATTGGGTAGCTAGTATCCCACCGTGGCGGCAGGACGGTAACGCAAGGCCGCCACGGTTATATCGTCTTCGATGCGGACCTCCTTGGAACGATCGGCAGAGAGGCGATCGAACACCGCATCGGCAATACCGCGCTGCTCCCTTCCAAGGGGAAGTATGAGCTTGCAGATTGCTTCATTGCCTATCCGCTTTTCTGTCTGCGGTCGTTCAATTAGCCCGTCGGTAAAAAGAATCAGAAGATCTTCAGGCAACAGTTCCATACTAACCTGGTCGAATTCCATATCCCGTTTGAAGCCTAATGCGGCTCCCTCGGACTGAAAGGTGGTGCACTGGCCTCCGCGAAGCAGAAAAAGAGGAAGATGGCCGGCATTTGCAAGGGTGAGAAGATGCTTGTCGCTTTCAATCAGAAATATTTTAAAGGTGACAAAGAAATCGTGTACCCGCTCAAGGGCCATACACAGCCGCCGGTTAAGTTCTTCAAGAAGTTCTTTCGGAACAGTTATTCGCTTTTCGAAAACAAGCTCCGTTACAATAACCTTGATCATTGCAGTGATAAAAGCAGGTCGAATTCCATGCCCGGAAACATCTCCGAAGAAAAAGAGGAGTTGATCGGAACCTATTTTGACGGCGTCGTAATAGTCACCGCCGCAGGTATATGCCCCGTTCGGCTCATACCGTAGTTCTATCATGAGGTTCGGATCGCTTAGCTTCGGCGAAAGCATAATATTTCGTTGGAATTCTCCCGCATATTCAAGTTGCCTTCGCAGCCGCTCCTGCAGCTCTCTGTTCTCACGCCTCATACGAAAAACCCGACGAGCCTTGATGATTTCGGCAAGAAGCATTCCCGCCGTCCAGGGCTTAAAAAGCAGGGCCTGGATATCGGCAGTGATAGCCTTCTGAATTTCGGGTATATCGGAATAAGCGGTCAGCATGATCAGAATAATCGCGGGATAGCGCTCATGAACCTTGAGCAGAAGATCGCTTCCAGACAGGTTAGGAGCCGGCATACGAAGATCGGCGATCAGGAGAAAAACCTCCTGGCTGCTTTCTTCAAGAAACTCAAGGGCCGCCTTTGTCGTATCATAGGTTACGACATGCAGCGGTTCGTCCAGGGGTACAATTTCCAGCTCCCACTTGAGTGACCGCAAAACCTGCGGTTCGTCATCGACTATAAGAATCGTTTTTGGCAATGTTTCTTCCATTCCCCCCTCCTTGGACCTTTACGTGCCTATCAAACTATAGTAAATTATATGGTATATATATACCAACATGCAATGGCTTATACCCAAATTCAGAACAACAGCATGGGGGAATACTCTTGGAATACACACTTTTTGTGGTTTTAGCGCCCTTTACCCTTGGGATTCTGCTTGTAACCGGCTTCTTAATACGCCAAAACGGAAAGGGCCCGGAAGCAAAAGTTCTCTTGACCTATTTCCTTTTTGTGTCGGCCTACCTTTTGAATAACCTGATAGAGTTGCTTCTTCCAACTCCCGCTGCAACGTTTACCGCTGTAAAAGCCGAACACCTCTTTTTTTCTTTTCTCCCAGTAATATGGTTTCATTTCGCCCTGCTTTATACAGGAACGTCGCGAAAACTTTCCCTCAGGATTGTATTAATACTTGCGCTTTTTTCCGTAGCGACAAACATTCTCATTCAGACAAACCATCTTCACCATCTTGTATGGCGAAGGTTCAACTATTTTCCGATAAGAGGCTATCTGACCATGCGTGCAGACTACGGCCCGTGGATGTGGCTGTACGGGATATTCATGTATGCCCTATATATTATTGGCAGCTTCGTTATTCTTAAATCTGCCCTTGGCGGAAATAAGATGTATCGGCACCAGGCACTTGTTATCGTTACAGGAGCGTTGATTCCCCTTATCTTTAACCTTTTCTACGTATTTCATCTTTTGCCCTTTCTCAGAAAGGATTTTACCCCGATCAGCTTCTCCATCACCGCATTGTCAGGCTACATCGGTATTACCAAATTCCGTCTTTTCAAAATTATCCCCGTGGCTCGAGAAAAAATCATTCAGGGGCTTGATACCGGCGTCCTCCTTTTCGACGCCGGGAGCTCTCTTATCGACTATAATAAAAAGGCAGCCTCACTCTTTCATCTGGATTCGAATACCATCGGACAACACTTTACAGAACAAAAGGACCTTAGCCCCCTGACCCCGCTCCTCACCGGGGAGGCGGACACAATACCCATCACGATCGAAGGAGATAAGGAGAAAGCGACTTTCAGTGCCAGGCTTAGTCGTACGGAGAGTAATGACAGCTCCGTAATGACCGTCACCCTTGTCGATATTACAAAAGAGACCAAGCTTCTTCATGAAAAGGAAGCCTTGGCAAACCAGTTGATAGAAAAAAACCAGGAGCTTGAAAATGCTCAGGACACCATCATCCAACAGGAAAAGCTCGCCGTCATTGGTCAACTCACTGCCGGGATTGCTCATGAGATCAATAATCCACTCAGCTTTGCCAAGAATAACTACCATATTTTTCGCCACTATTTTCAGAAATTACTATCATCGTTTCCCCAAAAAACACGGGAGTCCGAAGCTCTGATCGAGCAACTCAACCTTATTCTCAGCGATTCTGAAGAAGGCACGAATCGTGCCATAGCAATTGTTCATGATCTTCTTAAATTCTCACGCCCGGTAAAGGGAGAACAGCGGCAGCTTCTTAATATAAATAAAGCCGTCGAGACATGTCTGATTATGGTTGGCAGCGAATTACGCTATGTTAGCGAGGTTGTGGAAGCATATGATCAAAACCTTCCGGGGGTCGAATGCAGGGAAAGCGAGATAGATCAAGTCATCATCAATATCCTGACAAATGCATTACATGCAATAAGAAAAAAATCGCAGCTAAGCATGGCTGATTACAAACCCTGCATGAAAATAGAAACCTGGTCGGACAGCACATCGGTCTTTTGCGCAGTAAGTGATAATGGGGAAGAGATACGAAGCCAGGACCTTCCACATCTTTTCGAACCCTTTTTTACCACAAAAAAACGGGGAGAAGGAACAGGCCTCGGACTCTCAATCGCAAGGGAGATTATCGAAGGACGTTATTCAGGTTCGATCTGGGTCGATATCACCACCTCGGAAGAAGAGTGTAAAAGCAAACGTTTTATTTTCTCCCTCCCGATCAAAAACAGAAACCGCAAAATTTCCCGGGATATACATGGAAACAGCAATAACTTTGGGAGAACGACGATCATCTGAATCCGACAGGGTCCACCTTCATCAACTGTTCATACAGCACCTTATTGCTTTGAGCCGGATGACTCTCCACGCCGAGAAAACGTGACAGATCCTCATTTCCCGCGGTCCGGGAAGGGATCTGATCAAAAAAGCGATTTTTGCCATCGGAAGGAAGATTGGGAAAGTGGATAGGTCCGAAGAAAAGTGAATTTGCAACGGAAATCGATCCCGATCCGTCGGGCGACGTTCTGACAACCATCGCAACAGGGCCGCCGCTCGTTTCTGAAGGAAGCGTAAAAGAACTTGTATCAATTGAAATATCATTTCTTCCCCGTGTATCGAGGGCTATAGTATCCCCTGCAGTTGGGGCATAGAAGATAAAATCCTCAAGATGTACCTGAGATTCGGAACTTTGAATACCATAGAAGAATCCTCCGGTGGCTTCCCCGCAGGTAAAAACGGTGTGGCTGGCCTTCAACGTTCCATTTTTCTGCCTGAGCTGAACGCTTCCTTCCCGTCCCCGGGACTGCAGCAATGAACGTTCCAAAACGAGATCACAGGAATCGGCATCTATGAGAATCGGCAATCTACCATTCCTGCCTGAGATAAGTGAAGAATTGAGAAGATAGAGCGAACCGCCATAGAGACGACAAGCAGAGGCACGATCATCCCGATCTCCTGTATAGAGCTCACTATCAATGATGGTAAGATCGCTTTTCTCCGCACCTACAGAGGTAAGTCGGGTACTTTCCCCCGGGCGGATACTGCTGTCGTCTATGGTTACGCGGGAATTAGTACTTTTGATCAGTGTTGCATCAACACTTTGCGCAGAACCGGTCAACCGGCTGGCGACCAGGGCCAATTCCCCGTGCTCCACGGAGATAAGCGAGGCATCAGATAGGGGGCCAAAGTGTAACTCACTGTGGTCGAAAAAAAGCGAAGCGTTTTTCACCAAAAGCGTTGCATCAGCGGGTCCAGAGGCTTGATACAGCTTGACCTTCTCCATGCGAACAAGCCCCCCCATCTGTTTCAGAATGGCTCCCTGTGCCGCAAGGGTATCAATCGAAAGGTTACGTAAGGTGAGATTACCTCCGTTGACCGCAAACATCGAGGCAGAGTCAAAGGGGGTATTGGTGCTAATGACGGTAAGAGCCTCACCCTGAATAGTCAATGTTCCCCGATCCAGACGGATCGTAGAATCGATGGGAAAGCGCCCCGCCGAAAGAAGGATCGTCGTCATTCCGTTGGAGGCCGCATCCCGAACGGCTTTAATGAGGGAGCGGTATGGAGCGGCCCGGCTTCCGTCACCTCCGTCATCTCCGCCCTGAGAAACATAAAGAACCGCCTTGTCGATGGAAAAAGCGACTCGTTCCTTTGTGCTCATATTTCCCGCTTCATCCACGGCATAAGCCTCAAGCACGAAATCGGAGCAGACCCCCTGATCGGAAGCTACCGTTATGGGATCATCGTAGCTTTGAAACTCCCCCTCTTCACCGTCGCCGACCCTCATCAGGCGATAACGAAGCTCTGCAACCTCCTCTCCAGCAGAACGGATCTCCACCTTTCTATCGTCACGATAGTATTCATCCTCTCCCACACCCGAGATAATAGGTGGCACAGGCGGATTTCTATCGATCCCAAATTGATACTGCTCGCTATGCACCAGTTGCTCTTTACCGCCAAGATCAAGAAAGAGAGCAACGCGAAGCGATACAAGAAAGGATTGGCCCGCTTCAGCCTGAAGTGTGATTGGTTCGGTCAGCCGATCGGACCTTGAGGAGACAAGGGGTGCTTCACCGCCGACACCAAGCTCATACCGAATAATTCCATCGAAATCGGGCCGTATGGTAACAGCCTCTCCGGACCAAAAGCGATGAGGAATACCACGTACCAACGATTCTACCTTTGGAAGAACGACCTCCTCGGTCCCGACAAACTGGGGCACATTCCGAGCATCGCCATGGGCATCTTCACTTGCCACCGGACGGCCGTCGATAAAAAGTGTTTTTCCCAAAA
Coding sequences:
- a CDS encoding PP2C family protein-serine/threonine phosphatase, yielding MEETLPKTILIVDDEPQVLRSLKWELEIVPLDEPLHVVTYDTTKAALEFLEESSQEVFLLIADLRMPAPNLSGSDLLLKVHERYPAIILIMLTAYSDIPEIQKAITADIQALLFKPWTAGMLLAEIIKARRVFRMRRENRELQERLRRQLEYAGEFQRNIMLSPKLSDPNLMIELRYEPNGAYTCGGDYYDAVKIGSDQLLFFFGDVSGHGIRPAFITAMIKVIVTELVFEKRITVPKELLEELNRRLCMALERVHDFFVTFKIFLIESDKHLLTLANAGHLPLFLLRGGQCTTFQSEGAALGFKRDMEFDQVSMELLPEDLLILFTDGLIERPQTEKRIGNEAICKLILPLGREQRGIADAVFDRLSADRSKEVRIEDDITVAALRYRPAATVGY
- the folD gene encoding bifunctional methylenetetrahydrofolate dehydrogenase/methenyltetrahydrofolate cyclohydrolase FolD; translation: MTATIIDGKAIAETMRGELAEKVSRMKEKDVVPGLGVVLVGDDPASVSYVTAKERACEKIGIYSEEHRLEASTSEEELLALVGSMNNDPRIDGILVQLPLPKQIDENKVLLAIDPAKDVDGFHPYSVGKMVLGQETFLPCTPHGIVQLLLRSGAETKGRHVVIVGRSNIVGKPLANLLLQKSEGGNATVTVCHSATRNMADIVRQGDIVIAAVGKPEIIGADMIKEGAVVIDVGVNRVEDASKKRGYRLVGDVAFEAVSHKASMITPVPGGVGPMTITMLLYNTVQSAQRRRLATDID
- a CDS encoding histidine kinase N-terminal 7TM domain-containing protein yields the protein MEYTLFVVLAPFTLGILLVTGFLIRQNGKGPEAKVLLTYFLFVSAYLLNNLIELLLPTPAATFTAVKAEHLFFSFLPVIWFHFALLYTGTSRKLSLRIVLILALFSVATNILIQTNHLHHLVWRRFNYFPIRGYLTMRADYGPWMWLYGIFMYALYIIGSFVILKSALGGNKMYRHQALVIVTGALIPLIFNLFYVFHLLPFLRKDFTPISFSITALSGYIGITKFRLFKIIPVAREKIIQGLDTGVLLFDAGSSLIDYNKKAASLFHLDSNTIGQHFTEQKDLSPLTPLLTGEADTIPITIEGDKEKATFSARLSRTESNDSSVMTVTLVDITKETKLLHEKEALANQLIEKNQELENAQDTIIQQEKLAVIGQLTAGIAHEINNPLSFAKNNYHIFRHYFQKLLSSFPQKTRESEALIEQLNLILSDSEEGTNRAIAIVHDLLKFSRPVKGEQRQLLNINKAVETCLIMVGSELRYVSEVVEAYDQNLPGVECRESEIDQVIINILTNALHAIRKKSQLSMADYKPCMKIETWSDSTSVFCAVSDNGEEIRSQDLPHLFEPFFTTKKRGEGTGLGLSIAREIIEGRYSGSIWVDITTSEEECKSKRFIFSLPIKNRNRKISRDIHGNSNNFGRTTII
- a CDS encoding TP0733 family outer membrane beta-barrel protein; its protein translation is MHTRGFARLLAVFICTSVFMPMILSAQETQTPEETEQFVEPYGKGDQMFTMSGGLFIPLFIHFPYADELSDTETFESTGGHIFLGGLGSLGWSSFLTNRVFLGITLTGAFTQSVNENKEMILPLCLQAGYLFLAGSFEIPVSLEAGIAMNKYEDQTYFGPMLKPGASVYWVMNASWGFGLNFKYWWVPEIYFGSNSSSTSFGNFSEVSLSARYRF